From Cydia splendana chromosome 4, ilCydSple1.2, whole genome shotgun sequence, one genomic window encodes:
- the LOC134789772 gene encoding lipoyl amidotransferase LIPT1, mitochondrial isoform X1 codes for MAQAMMKKMAGSACVVIGITRRTSSRSLVTANKTLAAKKERELPAEREVTKSVFMSQSTDIYTNLALEDWMYRNMDFSKHHVMMVWRNEPCVVVGRHQNPWLEANVPLLAEKEIALARRNSGGGTVYHDRGNLNVTFFTPRERYDRKYNLELIKRALFRGFGVNAVINERQDVIVRDKYKVSGTAAKLGRLSAYHHCTLLVDANKSDLSKALAKREHGIQTNATASVPSPVANLSEVNNRVTVDALQTALGYEYMRTPALSLGDGGQNLISQQRGFQFVNPSEDWFPGLSEIRNELQSWDWCFGRTPVFTVSRTFPVPEELLAPSKVYSATQELSINMKVEKGLISDVTLNIAPGLMESGFHGEASVITHLVGKRFTSEALTALQDAMLTRRDSGAKLDDREQFVAKCFDQVVNTV; via the exons ATGGCCCAAGCAATGATGAAAAAGATGGCCGGCAGCGCGTGTGTGGTAATCGGCATCACCCGCAGGACTAGCTCCCGCAGCCTGGTGACTGCCAATAAGACCCTGGCTGCTAAGAAGGAAAGGGAGCTTCCCGCTGAGAGGGAGGTCACAAAGTCTGTATTCATGTCTCAGTCCACCGACATCTACACTAACCTGGCTTTAGAAGACTGGATGTACCGTAACATGGACTTCTCCAAGCACCATGTGATGATGGTATGGAGGAATGAGCCCTGTGTTGTGGTCGGAAGGCACCAGAATCCTTGGCTGGAAGCTAATGTACCCCTGTTGGCTGAGAAAGAGATAGCCCTGGCTCGCCGCAACAGTGGTGGCGGTACTGTCTACCATGACCGTGGCAACCTCAATGTCACATTCTTCACTCCCCGTGAGAGATATGACAGAAAGTACAACTTGGAGCTCATCAAGAGAGCTCTCTTCAGAGGCTTCGGAGTCAACGCCGTCATCAACGAGCGCCAAGACGTCATTGTCAGAGATAAATACAAA GTTTCTGGAACCGCTGCCAAGCTCGGCCGCCTCTCAGCATACCACCACTGCACTCTCCTAGTGGACGCCAACAAGTCTGATCTCAGCAAAGCCCTGGCCAAAAGGGAG CATGGCATACAGACGAACGCGACCGCGTCCGTGCCTTCACCCGTGGCCAACCTGTCGGAGGTGAACAACCGCGTGACGGTGGACGCGCTGCAGACGGCGCTTGGCTACGAGTACATGCGGACCCCGGCGCTGAGCCTCGGCGATGGGGGACAGAACCTGATCTCGCAGCAGCGGGGCTTTCAGTTCGTTAATCCTTCGGAAGATTGGTTCCCAG GTCTCTCGGAAATCAGGAACGAGCTCCAAAGCTGGGACTGGTGCTTCGGACGAACTCCCGTCTTCACCGTGAGCCGTACCTTCCCCGTACCTGAAGAACTGCTAGCACCATCCAAAGTATACTCCGCGACGCAGGAGCTCTCCATCAACATGAAAGTCGAGAAAGGTCTGATCAGTGACGTGACCTTGAACATCGCGCCTGGCCTCATGGAATCCGGGTTCCACGGCGAAGCCTCTGTGATCACTCATCTCGTCGGTAAACGCTTCACGAGCGAAGCCCTCACGGCGCTCCAAGACGCGATGCTCACTCGCAGGGACTCGGGCGCCAAACTTGACGACCGAGAACAGTTCGTGGCCAAATGCTTTGATCAGGTCGTCAATACCGTCTAA
- the LOC134789783 gene encoding uncharacterized protein LOC134789783, producing MPSDCRDCLGIRFRISTLHQTWKWLHQTIALHEYLIALSASAADAPCAQH from the coding sequence ATGCCAAGTGACTGTCGGGATTGTCTGGGAATTCGTTTTCGAATTAGCACCCTGCACCAGACTTGGAAGTGGCTGCATCAGACCATCGCCCTCCACGAGTACCTTATCGCCCTCTCAGCATCTGCTGCCGATGCTCCTTGTGCTCAACACTAG
- the LOC134789782 gene encoding cytochrome b-c1 complex subunit 7-like, with translation MALRATAVRLSSMKQWAYNMSGFNRYGLMRDDCLYETEDVQEALRRIPEHVVDERNFRIVRAMQLSLQKTILPKEEWTKLEEDVLYLSPVVKQVEKERKEREEWDANY, from the exons ATGGCACTCCGAGCTACTGCAGTTCGTTTAA GCAGCATGAAACAATGGGCTTATAATATGTCAGGATTTAACAGATATG GCCTGATGCGTGACGACTGCCTCTATGAAACTGAAGATGTGCAGGAAGCTCTGCGTCGCATCCCCGAGCACGTGGTGGACGAGCGCAACTTCCGCATTGTCCGCGCCATGCAACTCTCCTTGCAGAAGACCATCCTGCCCAAGGAGGAGTGGACCAAGCTCGAGGAGGATGTGCTGTACCTTAGCCCTGTCGTTAAGCAGGTCGAGAAGGAACGCAAGGAGAGGGAGGAGTGGGACGCCAACTATTAG
- the LOC134789772 gene encoding lipoyl amidotransferase LIPT1, mitochondrial isoform X2, whose translation MAQAMMKKMAGSACVVIGITRRTSSRSLVTANKTLAAKKERELPAEREVTKSVFMSQSTDIYTNLALEDWMYRNMDFSKHHVMMVWRNEPCVVVGRHQNPWLEANVPLLAEKEIALARRNSGGGTVYHDRGNLNVTFFTPRERYDRKYNLELIKRALFRGFGVNAVINERQDVIVRDKYKVSGTAAKLGRLSAYHHCTLLVDANKSDLSKALAKRETNATASVPSPVANLSEVNNRVTVDALQTALGYEYMRTPALSLGDGGQNLISQQRGFQFVNPSEDWFPGLSEIRNELQSWDWCFGRTPVFTVSRTFPVPEELLAPSKVYSATQELSINMKVEKGLISDVTLNIAPGLMESGFHGEASVITHLVGKRFTSEALTALQDAMLTRRDSGAKLDDREQFVAKCFDQVVNTV comes from the exons ATGGCCCAAGCAATGATGAAAAAGATGGCCGGCAGCGCGTGTGTGGTAATCGGCATCACCCGCAGGACTAGCTCCCGCAGCCTGGTGACTGCCAATAAGACCCTGGCTGCTAAGAAGGAAAGGGAGCTTCCCGCTGAGAGGGAGGTCACAAAGTCTGTATTCATGTCTCAGTCCACCGACATCTACACTAACCTGGCTTTAGAAGACTGGATGTACCGTAACATGGACTTCTCCAAGCACCATGTGATGATGGTATGGAGGAATGAGCCCTGTGTTGTGGTCGGAAGGCACCAGAATCCTTGGCTGGAAGCTAATGTACCCCTGTTGGCTGAGAAAGAGATAGCCCTGGCTCGCCGCAACAGTGGTGGCGGTACTGTCTACCATGACCGTGGCAACCTCAATGTCACATTCTTCACTCCCCGTGAGAGATATGACAGAAAGTACAACTTGGAGCTCATCAAGAGAGCTCTCTTCAGAGGCTTCGGAGTCAACGCCGTCATCAACGAGCGCCAAGACGTCATTGTCAGAGATAAATACAAA GTTTCTGGAACCGCTGCCAAGCTCGGCCGCCTCTCAGCATACCACCACTGCACTCTCCTAGTGGACGCCAACAAGTCTGATCTCAGCAAAGCCCTGGCCAAAAGGGAG ACGAACGCGACCGCGTCCGTGCCTTCACCCGTGGCCAACCTGTCGGAGGTGAACAACCGCGTGACGGTGGACGCGCTGCAGACGGCGCTTGGCTACGAGTACATGCGGACCCCGGCGCTGAGCCTCGGCGATGGGGGACAGAACCTGATCTCGCAGCAGCGGGGCTTTCAGTTCGTTAATCCTTCGGAAGATTGGTTCCCAG GTCTCTCGGAAATCAGGAACGAGCTCCAAAGCTGGGACTGGTGCTTCGGACGAACTCCCGTCTTCACCGTGAGCCGTACCTTCCCCGTACCTGAAGAACTGCTAGCACCATCCAAAGTATACTCCGCGACGCAGGAGCTCTCCATCAACATGAAAGTCGAGAAAGGTCTGATCAGTGACGTGACCTTGAACATCGCGCCTGGCCTCATGGAATCCGGGTTCCACGGCGAAGCCTCTGTGATCACTCATCTCGTCGGTAAACGCTTCACGAGCGAAGCCCTCACGGCGCTCCAAGACGCGATGCTCACTCGCAGGGACTCGGGCGCCAAACTTGACGACCGAGAACAGTTCGTGGCCAAATGCTTTGATCAGGTCGTCAATACCGTCTAA